The DNA sequence AGTCGGTGGGAATGTCAACTTCGTGCCTGCCGTTGATCCGCCTCCAACCCCGGCTGAGTAGCGGATTCTCCCCCGGAGCTCGCTAGGCCGGGCCCTCCCTCCCGCTGTCAACCGAAGCCCTCCGCCAAATCTGTCGGATCCGCTCAACCTCACTGCTCCCCCGCTGGGGGCATTCGCTCCTGCTGGACCGGCGGAGCGATGCAAGCCTCCCGCGCCAGCTCGTCGCCGGCGTCCGGTTCCGGAAGGTTCGCGATGGGCGCGGCGGCCGCACCGCATGGCTGCTCTTTGGCGGTGCCGATGGCGCACGGGCGGTCTGAGGGGGTCATGGGTCGAGCGCGCCGAGTCGCTACCCGCACCGTGGCCCCGCTCGCAGGGCCAGAGGCCTATCTTCCGCCCGCGGGCTGGCTGGGGCAGGACCGTTGAGTACTGGATGAGGCCGAGCAGTCACCCTTCAGAGCAGCCCGAGCTCCCCGGAGGCGCACCCTCTGCAATCTCAGTGTAAGGTTCTGGACTACTACTCCTGTGGTACTCTCTTGGCAAGAGCCCTCCAGTGTCGGGCGGGGGCTGTGGCCCAAGCCTTGCATCCTCCCTGATAGGGGAGGGCATGGACCGGGGTGGGCGGCAGACGTGCATATCAACCTGTCTCGTCGGGAAATGAACCTGAAGGTTGTCTACTATGGGCCGCCGCTGAGCGGCAAGACAACCAACCTGGTTCGGATTCACGAATTCGCCGACCCAGCCGTGCGCGGCGAGCTGATTTCGCTGGCCACCGCCGAAGACCGTACCCTTTACTTCGATTTTCTGCGGGTCGACCTGCGCCGCATCAATGGGCTGACACCGCGCGTGCACCTGTACACCGTCCCCGGCCAGCCGCAGTACCAGGCCAGCCGTCGATTGGTCCTGCGGGGGGCGGACGGGGTGGTGTTTGTGGCCGACAGCGCCGCCGACCGCCTGGACGAGAACCTGCGGGCCTGGCAGGACCTGAATCGGCACCTAGAGGAACTCGAGCTATCGAGCGCCAAGCTGCCGATGGTCGTCCAGTTCAACAAGCAGGATGTGGTCAACGCGCTGCCGTGCTCGACGATGCGCTACCTGATGCACTTGAATGGGATGCCGACCTTCGAGGCAGTCGCCACCCAGGGCAAGGGCGTGCGCAATACGCTGAGGTGTATCCTGCAGGAACTGATCAGCCGGGTGGAGGCGGAGGCCGCCTGAGCCGGACCGTGCGGGGGCGCTAGCCGTATGCAGGGCAACTTGAGCGACATGGGCGTCGCCGACCTGATTCAGCACGCATGCCAGGAAGGCATGCTGGCACGCCTGGTGCTGGAGAATCAGGGACAGCAGGCAGAGATCTATTTTCGATCCGGACAAGTCACCCACGCCGCCACCGGCGACCTGGCAGGCGAAGCTGCGGTGTTCGCAGTCCTGGAGTGGGATATCGGCACCTTTCGCCTCGAGCCCGAGGTCGAGGGTTCCGAGAGGACAATCGATCGAAGCTACACCGGGCTCCTGTTGGAGGGGGCCCGCCGGATTGACGAAGGCCGGTCGGCCGAGAGCGGTCCCGGACCTGTTCCGAGGCAAGCTCAGGGGCGATCCGGGATGGAGGGAGAGATGTCGGCAGTCGTCGAAGCCTTAGAGAAGGTCGAAGGCGTGGGGGGCGTGGTGTTGGTCGCCGAGGATGGGGTAGTGCTTGCCCACCATGTTCAAGGGGACCCCGAAAAGGAGGGGGCGGTGGCGGCCTTCGTCGGGGCGGCAGCGGAGCAGGTCGGCGAAGCGATGTCGCTGGGGGTGTTCAGGCGGGCCGTGGCTGCCCTGAGTGGCGGCAACATCTTGGTCATTAAGCACAGCGGCTACTATGCCGGCTTGATGCTGGCCGAGAATGCCTCGGCGGCGATGGTCGCCAGCAAGGCGCA is a window from the Anaerolineales bacterium genome containing:
- a CDS encoding ADP-ribosylation factor-like protein; this translates as MHINLSRREMNLKVVYYGPPLSGKTTNLVRIHEFADPAVRGELISLATAEDRTLYFDFLRVDLRRINGLTPRVHLYTVPGQPQYQASRRLVLRGADGVVFVADSAADRLDENLRAWQDLNRHLEELELSSAKLPMVVQFNKQDVVNALPCSTMRYLMHLNGMPTFEAVATQGKGVRNTLRCILQELISRVEAEAA
- a CDS encoding DUF4388 domain-containing protein → MQGNLSDMGVADLIQHACQEGMLARLVLENQGQQAEIYFRSGQVTHAATGDLAGEAAVFAVLEWDIGTFRLEPEVEGSERTIDRSYTGLLLEGARRIDEGRSAESGPGPVPRQAQGRSGMEGEMSAVVEALEKVEGVGGVVLVAEDGVVLAHHVQGDPEKEGAVAAFVGAAAEQVGEAMSLGVFRRAVAALSGGNILVIKHSGYYAGLMLAENASAAMVASKAQAALQDMA